GCCTACTACGACGCCCTCAGCCGGGGAGGCAAAGCTGCGACCGTGATGCCCCTGACGGCCATGTATCCACTGGTCACCATTCTGCTCGCTTTGGTCTTTCTCAAGGAACGTTTCAATCGGATTCAGTTCCTCGGCATCGGCTGCTCCCTCGTCTCGATCTACTTGTTCAACGTGCCTCAAGATGGGTCAACCCTCCAGGGCGGGTTGCTCTTCGCGCTGGCTCCCATAGTGTTTTGGGGCTTGGCGGGTCTCATGCAGAAGTTGACGACCGGAGGGCTCTCGGGCGAGGCGGGAGCGTTTTGGTTTTTGGCCGCGTTTGTTCCGGTCGCAATCCTGCTTGCAGCCAGCCAGCCGTGGCCTCGCGCGGTCGCGGGATCGAGTTGGACCTGGGTTGTCTTGCTGGGACTCACGTTCGCGCTGGGTAATCTGGCGCTCTTGATTGCCTTCGCCCGGGGAGGCAAGGCGTCCATCCTCACCCCCTTCACCGCACTTTATCCTGTCATCGGGATCCCCGTGGCCATCTTCATGTTTGGAGAAAAGATCGGCGGCCGCGAATCGCTCGGCATTGCCCTTTCCCTTCTGGCCGTCGTCGCGCTCTCGCACGAACCGGAACCCCAATCCTCACCTCCGCCTTGACCGCCCTGCTTCAACAAGCAATCCGGCGCGGCCACTTCCGCAGTGGAGCGATGGAGAGGCAACGAAACCGGCAATGGGGTCAAACAGGCAATGGGGTCAAGACATCATAAATGACACATAAGCAAGGGCGAATTCGTAATCCCAGACATCCTGACCCGGGGTGGAATCAGGAGGAGCCCAGTTGGCGATCCATGATGCGGAGGATGGGGGTCTCAATATCCGACGGTCTGAGGTGGCGAGAAAAAACAACGCATCGGTCGCAAAACACAAGCCTGCTCGACCACGGGCATGGGCACCTGCGACGCCGGTGCATCCCGATGTTGCCCGTGATGCAGGTAGGGCGCGTCCGTCCCGGCGCGCCGCCGGAGCATGATGTTTTGCATCCCGTGGGCGGCGGGCTGGGACAGGCCCGCCCTACCAACAACATCGGGATACACGGCTGCGACGCTGGCATCCCTCCGGGATGCACATGCTTGGGCGACCCGGTGGAACGGTGGTATCGTCGCTACGCTCCTCAACCACCGGCTAAAAGCTGGCAAGCCTCCGGCTTGCGATTGAGCCGCATCCAGTCCTTGCCCATCGCCTCGTCCGCCATCGGATCAACTTGCACCCACAACACCGCCCATCAACAAACCTTGAACAACCAGGCCGAGGATTCGTACCGGATCCACCCGTATGACTCGCTCGGTCAGGTCGTGAGCGGTAAGCGTTAGGGGGCCGAAGGCTCAGCCGTCGCCGGGCAGCGGATTGAGTGCCGCTACGTCGACCTCGGCAACCGCATCCAGTCTAAAAGGGGCGGATGGCTTTGGGGCTTCCATAAATTGTGGAGTTTCATGATGAGGAGGCACTCGCGGACCTGAGTTTCGGTCCGAGAGGAAGGATCGGACTTCAATTGTTCGTGGAGGAGCCAGACTTGGCGGTAACAGGCATCACGGATGCAGTGGGCTTCGTCATGAAGCGCGAGAGATCCGCGCGCCGCGGCATGGAATGAAGCGGAGGTTGGTCATCGACCGGAATCTCCTCGTCGCGGGCTGAAGTGCGATGGGAGATTGGAAGGAGATGAAGGGTGAGATGAAGTGTTGGTGCTTTTCATGCCCCTCGATTCCAGTAAGCTCCAGGCATGCGGCAATGAAATGGTGTCGAACCAATCCGGCATGAGCAGAGACCATCGACTTCTTTCCGAACGATTTCCGCGAGCCACCGCTTATCATCCTGAATGGGTGCTGGCCGGAGCGGGAAGCGCCGCCAATGCCTTGTGGCTTGCCGAGTGGCTTGCCGAGGCTCTCGACCTCCGGCCCGGCATGCGAGTGCTCGACCTGGGCTGCGGACGGGCGATGTCCTCGGTCTTCTTGCGTCGGGAATTCGGCGTGCAAGTTTGGGCCGCTGACCTGTGGTTCAGTCCCTCGGAAAACTTCCTGCGCATCCGCGATGCCGGGGTCGAAGACGGGGTCTTCCCCATCCACGCCGAGGCCAGAGCACTGCCGTTCGCCATGGATTTCTTCGATGCGATTGTGTCGATCGATTCCTTCCTCTACTACGGCACGGACGACACCTACCTCAATTGCCTCGCCCGCTTCGTCAAGCCAGGCGGTCGGATCGGCATCGCTCAGGTGGGTCTGGCGCGCGAGTTGGATGGGGAGGTACCGGCGCACCTTCGTGAATGGTGGGCGCAGGACCAGCCGTGGAGTTTCCACTCGGCAGACTGGTGGGCGCGGCACTGGGGGCGCACCGGAATCCTGGACATCGAGACTGCCGACGCTCTGGCCGATGGCTGGCGATTTTGGCTGGACTGGCTTCGTTTGGCCGCCCCCGAGAATGCGACATAATTCCGGGCGGTGGAAGCCGATGCGGGCCGGAATCTCGGTTACGTTCGCGTGGTGGGCCGTCGCCGGGCCGAGGCGACGCTCTACGATCCGGTGGTGTCCATCCCTGTGCATTACACGAAGCAGTCCCTGCTGCGGAACCCCAAAGATTGAGAGCCAGCCCGAAGCAAGTTGAGGCTTCCTGACTCCTGCGCGCCGTCTCCCTCTTCGCTGTCTTCGGCAACACATGGCTCAGGATCCTACCGCATATCGCACACATTTACCCTGAAAACCGCAATTCGGCGGGATCGAGGTGCGCAAAAGCTTGATCGTGAAAGGCCTGCCGAAAATTGAAGTGGATCCGCAGGGTGATCCATCGGAACTTGAGCAATGCCTTTGCCGCCATAATTCAGCGAGAGATCGATGCTGATCAATTGCCGTTTCCGGTTTTACCGCTCCCCTTTTGTCCGGCGCAGCACGAAAGTCATCAAATCCCGAATCTCGCGCTCGTCCAAACCCTGCAACAATCCCGCCGGCATCAGCGATACTTCGCTTGGTCGCATCAGTTTGATTTCTGACCTCGACACCGCATGTTCCTTTCCGTCTGCCGTCACCACCGCGAGGATTTCCCCCTCGCGGGCTCGCACGAATCCTTGCCAGACCTCCCCTGCAAGCGTTTCCACGTCGTAGGCCACATAATCCGGATGAATCGTCGCGCTTGGATCGAGGATGTCCCGCAACACGGTCCCGGGATCCCGATGCTCAAGATTGCTCAAATCGACCCCGATCAGGCCGCCCTCCCCCCGGATGCGATGGCAGGTCGCGCATTTCAAACGCTCGCCAAAAAACAACTCTCTGCCCTTCCCAGAATCTCCGCTGGTTAGATCGGATTCCCCTTCCGGGGCGTGCTCCTCTTTCTTCGGGGCGAACCTCGGAGCCCATGGCAATTGAAACGCCGTCATCGGCACCGGCCTCGGCTCGGGATTCTCGTCCGTCCTCATCTGGCCATGAAAATCTCCACCGTCCCACTTCGACCGGATCAATTTGAACGGGATGGCCGGACCCCTCCCGGCCGCCATCAACTCGAGTCGATATCGGCCCCCCTCTTTGAAACTCGATTGCCGTTTACCGTTCCATTCAACTTCAAAGGCTTCCCGTGCTGTCCAGGTGAGCCTGTTGGTCGCCGCTGCCAAACGCAACGCGGTGCTCAATTCCAACCGGCCAGAACCGCGCACTTTGGCTACGCCCGGTTTCAATCCCAAGGCGGGTCCCAGAAACGCACGATTCACCGCGTCGTCCAAATGCGGGAACCATCCGCTCCAACTCGGCTCAACTTCCCCCGATCGATACCACTTGGCTTCCACCCCATTCAGCGTGTAGTCCAAGTCCACCTCGATCGTGCCCGCGCTGCCCGGCCCTGATGTCCAGGGTAATCGCAAGGCGTAATGAACCGGCAGCGCTTGTGGACCCGTGCCCAGCATCAACACCCCCCGATCGGGAGAAACAAGTCCGGACAAGACCGGCAAAGTTCCGCGCGAGGTTGATTCCTTGACCCTCACCACGCGATACGGCGGCTTCAACACTTCCAAACGATCCGCCGCCCGCGCGTAAGCTCCGAACTCCAGCGCCGCGCGACTCGACCCGTCAGCCTTTCTCGCATCGATCGCACGATCGAAGGCCACCGAAAGCTCCATCAAACCCGATGCCCAAATCGCCACCGGTTGAGGCTCCTCCCGGCCCCGCCAGATAATCTTAAAGAGCTTGCCGATGCCGTTCGGACCCGTCCCCCAATCCGGCTCTCCGCTGTGCGCGGAAACATACAACTCACCGCGCGGTGAAATCGCCACGTCGGTCACCAGCATCGATGACCTCGCGAAAATCGTCTCCTTGCCCACATATCCAGACGCCGTCTTCACCAGCTTCACGCGCCAAATCTTCCCCCTCGATTCCCCCGCCACAAAGGCGTCGCCTTCCCACCACGACGGACCAAACCGCTCCTTCCCCTTTGGGGAGTCATTGAAAACCAGTCCGCAGGCGGACTGGTGCTGCGGTCCGAACCCCACCACCGGTTCCTCGCTGGCGAGTCCCGGCAGCCATCGGTCGTGACGCGGCGGAAATCCATAATTCCGCCCCAATCGAATGTGATTCAACTCGTCCAGCGGGTTCCCCCCCGGACACCACGTTTCCCCCTCTTGATCCGTCAAAAACAAGTCTCCGGCGCGGTTGAACGCCAGCGCATAAGGAACACGAATCCCGCTCGCCACCAACTCCAACCGCCGCGTGGACGCATGCCACTTCTGAATCGTGCCGCGGGGACTCTTCAGGTCATAACGCGACACGTTGTCCTGGATCCGATACGGATTCGAGTAATCCGCAGTGAGCAGGCCGAAGTAGAGGTTTCCATCCCGATCCGCAGTCACGGCGGTCGCGTCTACTCCGCCCGATGCCACGTCCGTCCGAGGCCAACCCGTGGCCAATACCTCTTCCACATCCGCCTTGCCGTCCGAGTCCTGGTCTCGAAGCAACGACACTTTTCCGTGCGAGGACACCACCAAGCCCTCGCGCGTCCAAGCCATGCCTACCGGCACACGGAGTGTTGGCGCTTCCCAGAAGGGAATCACCTTGTCTTCTAAACCGTCGCGATTGGAATCCACCAGCCGCCAGATGCGCCCGTTGTAACCCAATGCAGTCAGAGATCCATCGGGTGCAAAACGCAAATTGTTGACATTGGGAAGCCGCACGGGAATTTCCCTGACCTCGAATCCCGGCACCAAGACAGTCAGCTCTGACGGAGTCGGCAAGCCCGCCGCGGCCGACGCCATCTGCACCAAGCCAAGCGCCGCTCCAAAAACCAAGTCTTTCGACAGCCGCCCCCATTGCGTCCTTTGCCTGAAATCCGATTTCCTCACCCGCTTAGAATCCACCCCGTCGATCTAGCTCATTTCAAGCCCCGGCCACAATTTATTTTCCGGCAACTGCAGTCCGTCCGGTGCATCCAGAAGTTGTCGGTGACCGGGTTGTCTTGGTAACGCAGACAGCCCTGTCTGCTGTATCGCAGGCTGCTCAGCCTGCGGGGCGACGAAAGAAACCAGGCGCGTGGAGAGCATGGAATGGCCTCGTTCTTCACCCGCCGGGCCGACGGGCCGTCGGCGATACGGCAGGCTGGGCAGCCTGGGCCACACGACAGAACGGCTTCGGGATGCACGGCCGGCCGTCCATCCGAGTCCTTCGGTGATGCGATGAATCCTGGCAACCCATAATTACCCTATCCAAAACCACCCTTCAGACTTAAGATGATCTCAGAATCATGGCATTTCGATTCGCGCTCACCAACGCAGCAGACCACAGGCTTCCTGGACTAGGCCTGGTGTGGAGCCTCGTCCTGGCCTTCGCGGGTGTCGTTCGCGCCAGCAATCCGGCGGCGGCACCGAACACCGCGCCCCCGCCAGCCGCCCACCCTCATTGGGCCTTTCAACCCGCCCATGGTGTCGAACCGCCACGCGTCTCAAACTCCCGCTGGGTCCGCACTTCGGTGGATCCCTTCATCCTCGCCGGGCTGGAAAGCGCCGGACTCGAGCCTTCGATTGAAGCCGATAAGCGCACACTTCTCCGCCGGATCACGTATGACCTCATCGGGCTTCCACCCACCTGGGAAGAGGTGCGCGCTTTTGAACTCGACCGATCGCCCCGCGCATTCGAAAAAGTCGTCGAACGGCTCCTCAATTCTCCTCACTACGGCGAACGCTGGGGGCGTTACTGGCTCGACGTCGCCCGCTACGCCGACACCAAAGGATATGTGTTCGAGGAGGAACGCCGTTTCCCCTATTCCTACACCTACCGCGATTATGTGATCCGCGCTTTCAACGAGGACCTTCCCTACGACCGGTTCCTCACCGAACAAATCGCCGCCGATTTGCTCGATTTGGGGACGGACCAGCGCCCACTCGCGGCCCTCGGTTTTCTGACGCTTGGACGCCGCTTCCTCAACAACATGCACGACATCATCGACGACCGGATCGATGTCGTCATGCGGGGAACCCAGGGACTCACGGTCACCTGCGCCCGCTGCCATGACCACAAATACGATCCGGTCAGCATCAAGGATTATTACGGGCTGCACGGCATTTTCGCCAGCAGCCAGGAACCCGCGGACAAACCGCTCCTTGGATCCGCCTCGCTTCCTTCTGAATATCCCGCTTTCAAAAAGGAGCGGGACCGCCGGCAAGAGGAACACGACAGTTTCAAGAAATCAAAAGAGGAGGAGGCTCTCTCCGAGGTTCGCGCCCGCACCGGCGACTATTGGCTGGCCGCTTTCGACGGACAGCACTTGACGGATTCTGCCCGGTTCGAATCTCTGGTCCGTGAACGCAAGCTCGATCCGGGCGTCTCCCGACGGTGGCGAGACACTCTTAAAAAGTGGACGAACAACCCGCCCTCCCACCCTCTCGCGAAGCTCTGGCTGCAGGCCATTCAAACCGCGGGAACCAATCGTGAAGCGTCCGTCGCCCAACTCGTCCAGGATCAAACCCGCGCTTGGCCCGAGGGCTGGCTCAAATCCGGCCTGATCCAGCCCGCTCCCGCCTCACTAGCCGACCTGGCGAAACAATGCTCTCAAATCTTCACCCGCCTCGAGCAGGCCTGGAAAAAGGAATCGAACGGCAACCCCAAGAGCCCCACTCTTTCTGATCCCGAACAGAGCGCTTTGCGTCAACTCCTGACCGGAGACGGATCCCCTGCCGTGGTGCCGCCGGATGAAATCAGGCGTCTTTTCGATGTTCCCAGCGCCCAAAAAGTTCGACGACTCAAACGTCAAATCGAGGAACTAGAGGCCACTCATCCAGGTTCCCCGCCGAAGGCGATGGCGCTCGTAGACAACCCGTCGCCGCGCAATTCCAAGGTGCTGCTTCGCGGCAATCCTGGCAATCCCGGTCCCGAAGCCCCGCGCCAGTTTCCCTCACTGCTTCAGCAACCCTCCAGCCAGCCTTTCTCCCAAGGAAGCGGACGTTTGGAATTGGCGCGATCCATCGCCTCCACGAACAATCCCCTCACCGCGCGTGTGTTCGTCAATCGTGTCTGGAACCACCTCTTCGGATTGCCCCTCGTGGAAACCTCAGGAGATTTTGGACTCCGCTCCAGTCCCCCCTCCCACCCCGAGCTCCTGGATCATTTGGCATGGCGATTCATGCAGGAAGGCTGGTCCGTCAAAAAACTTCATCGCACCATCGTCCTGTCCAGCGCTTACCGTCAGACCAGCGATGTCAGGAAGGAAGGTCAGCAGGTGGATCCCTCCAATCGCCTGCTTTGGCGAGCTCACCGGCGCCGGTTGGATCTTGAAGCCATGCGGGACGGCGTTCTCGCCGTCAGCGGACGTCTGGACCCGAAGTCAGGCGGGCAATCTGTGGAACTGCTCTCCCAACCCTTTAGTGGGCGCCGTAGCGTCTACGGTTTCATCGAGCGGCAGAACCTGCCGGGATTCTTCCGAACCTTCGATTTTGCTTCGCCCGACACCACTTCGGCCAAACGATTCACGACCACGGTTCCCCAGCAAGCGCTCTTTTTGCTCAACAGCCCGTTTATCGCGGAACAGGCCCGCGCCCTGGCCCGGCGTTTAGGTGAGGACTGCCGGCTGGCTGGCCCGGCGCAAACGGTCGAGGAGGCCCGGAATCTTCCGAAGGCGCTGAGAAACGAGAAAGGCTGCACACAAGATGAGGAGCGCGTCCGCCATCTCTATCGCTTGGTTTTCCAGCGCGAGCCCAGCCGAGCTGAAATCGAAATGGGCCAAACGTTTTTGGACGAACCTCTGGCCAATGCCAAACCACCTGCCAAACCCGCCGCCAAACAGGGCGGAGGGGAGAAAGACAAGAAAACGATCCCTCCCCCTGAGCCGCTGGACGCCTGGTCTCGTTACACCCAAGCCCTTCTCGTCTCCAACGAATTCTTCTTCCTGGACTGAACGACCAAGCCGCCGAGGTTTGAAGTCTGAATTCAACGAGTTCTCAATTTGCCTTGTGGAGGCACGCCGACGGCGACCATGATTTTCTCAACATGGCGGAGCGTCCAATCACAGACGTCATGGTTAAACCCGACGCGGCGTTGGAAATCACGCTGCGCCCGTCCCTCTTTT
The Verrucomicrobiota bacterium DNA segment above includes these coding regions:
- a CDS encoding DUF1553 domain-containing protein, whose amino-acid sequence is MAFRFALTNAADHRLPGLGLVWSLVLAFAGVVRASNPAAAPNTAPPPAAHPHWAFQPAHGVEPPRVSNSRWVRTSVDPFILAGLESAGLEPSIEADKRTLLRRITYDLIGLPPTWEEVRAFELDRSPRAFEKVVERLLNSPHYGERWGRYWLDVARYADTKGYVFEEERRFPYSYTYRDYVIRAFNEDLPYDRFLTEQIAADLLDLGTDQRPLAALGFLTLGRRFLNNMHDIIDDRIDVVMRGTQGLTVTCARCHDHKYDPVSIKDYYGLHGIFASSQEPADKPLLGSASLPSEYPAFKKERDRRQEEHDSFKKSKEEEALSEVRARTGDYWLAAFDGQHLTDSARFESLVRERKLDPGVSRRWRDTLKKWTNNPPSHPLAKLWLQAIQTAGTNREASVAQLVQDQTRAWPEGWLKSGLIQPAPASLADLAKQCSQIFTRLEQAWKKESNGNPKSPTLSDPEQSALRQLLTGDGSPAVVPPDEIRRLFDVPSAQKVRRLKRQIEELEATHPGSPPKAMALVDNPSPRNSKVLLRGNPGNPGPEAPRQFPSLLQQPSSQPFSQGSGRLELARSIASTNNPLTARVFVNRVWNHLFGLPLVETSGDFGLRSSPPSHPELLDHLAWRFMQEGWSVKKLHRTIVLSSAYRQTSDVRKEGQQVDPSNRLLWRAHRRRLDLEAMRDGVLAVSGRLDPKSGGQSVELLSQPFSGRRSVYGFIERQNLPGFFRTFDFASPDTTSAKRFTTTVPQQALFLLNSPFIAEQARALARRLGEDCRLAGPAQTVEEARNLPKALRNEKGCTQDEERVRHLYRLVFQREPSRAEIEMGQTFLDEPLANAKPPAKPAAKQGGGEKDKKTIPPPEPLDAWSRYTQALLVSNEFFFLD
- a CDS encoding DMT family transporter, coding for MQPWFLWAMVAVLCWGGWAVMGKAVGEAFSPAQSQAYSTLGMLPVLLILLRRAKPAERAASKKHAGWAFGAGLMACLGNMAYYDALSRGGKAATVMPLTAMYPLVTILLALVFLKERFNRIQFLGIGCSLVSIYLFNVPQDGSTLQGGLLFALAPIVFWGLAGLMQKLTTGGLSGEAGAFWFLAAFVPVAILLAASQPWPRAVAGSSWTWVVLLGLTFALGNLALLIAFARGGKASILTPFTALYPVIGIPVAIFMFGEKIGGRESLGIALSLLAVVALSHEPEPQSSPPP
- a CDS encoding c-type cytochrome; the protein is MDSKRVRKSDFRQRTQWGRLSKDLVFGAALGLVQMASAAAGLPTPSELTVLVPGFEVREIPVRLPNVNNLRFAPDGSLTALGYNGRIWRLVDSNRDGLEDKVIPFWEAPTLRVPVGMAWTREGLVVSSHGKVSLLRDQDSDGKADVEEVLATGWPRTDVASGGVDATAVTADRDGNLYFGLLTADYSNPYRIQDNVSRYDLKSPRGTIQKWHASTRRLELVASGIRVPYALAFNRAGDLFLTDQEGETWCPGGNPLDELNHIRLGRNYGFPPRHDRWLPGLASEEPVVGFGPQHQSACGLVFNDSPKGKERFGPSWWEGDAFVAGESRGKIWRVKLVKTASGYVGKETIFARSSMLVTDVAISPRGELYVSAHSGEPDWGTGPNGIGKLFKIIWRGREEPQPVAIWASGLMELSVAFDRAIDARKADGSSRAALEFGAYARAADRLEVLKPPYRVVRVKESTSRGTLPVLSGLVSPDRGVLMLGTGPQALPVHYALRLPWTSGPGSAGTIEVDLDYTLNGVEAKWYRSGEVEPSWSGWFPHLDDAVNRAFLGPALGLKPGVAKVRGSGRLELSTALRLAAATNRLTWTAREAFEVEWNGKRQSSFKEGGRYRLELMAAGRGPAIPFKLIRSKWDGGDFHGQMRTDENPEPRPVPMTAFQLPWAPRFAPKKEEHAPEGESDLTSGDSGKGRELFFGERLKCATCHRIRGEGGLIGVDLSNLEHRDPGTVLRDILDPSATIHPDYVAYDVETLAGEVWQGFVRAREGEILAVVTADGKEHAVSRSEIKLMRPSEVSLMPAGLLQGLDEREIRDLMTFVLRRTKGER